The nucleotide sequence GGCTCGGCCGGCCTTCAGACCACGCTGAAGGGATCGAGCCGGCTGCCGTCGTGAAAGCGCGAGAAGCGGAAGGCGGCAAGGTCGATCGAGGGCTCGGCGCCCCGCGCCAGTTCGGCCGCCAGTTTCCCGGCCATGGGCCCGACGCCGAAGCCGTGACCGCTGAAGCCGGTGGCCAGCACCAGGCCGGCCGGGCGCTCGAGGCGGTCGATGGTGGGCAGCATGTCGGGCGTGAAATCGATGTAGCCGGCCCAACTGCGCTCGATCTCGGCCCCCTCGGCGGCCGGCAGCAGGCGGCGGAGCTCCGCCATCAGGCCCCGCAGCAGGGCCTCGTTGGGCCGGGGATCGAGGGTGCGGAAGCGGACGAGCTCGCGGCGCAGCGCGGCCTTGGAGAAACGCCCGGCCAGGAGATCGAAAAACAGCCTGTTTAAGTGCAGCTTGACGGCGCGCTTGTGGCGAAAATAGCCCGAGGCAAAGGCCGGCAGGTTCAGGATCGTATCCAGGGTCAGGTCATGATCGACCGAACGGGTGGCGACGTTCATGGTGCCGTCGTGGCGCTGGCGGAAGGCCACGCCGGTCCAGGTGGCGGCGCTGGTGATGGGCGGCAGCGGCCGGGTCCGGGCCACCGAGCCCTTGAGCCACATCTGCGGCAGGCGTAATCCCAGCAGGCGCAACATGCGGCTCGACCAGGTCCCGGCCGCCAGCACCACCACCGGCGCCTTGATCAGGCCCTGTTCGCTGACCACCCCCGAGATGGCCCCGGCCGTGGTTTCGACGTCGAAGACGGCGCAATTCGTCAGGAACTCGGACCCGCGGCTCTCGGGCCCGCGGCTCTCGGCGGCGCGCTGCAGGGCGGCCGTGGCCAGCCTCGGCTCGGCCTGGCCGTCGCTGGGCGTAAACACGCCGCCCAGGCAATCGATGCGGTTTCCGGGCAAGTGTTCAGCCACCTGGGCCGGCGTCAGCAGGTGCGATTCCAGGCCTTGCTCATGGGCCGCCGCCACCCAGCCCTCCCAGGCCGCCTGCTCGGCCTGGTCGGCGAAGGTGATCAGGTTGCCGCCCTGGATCCATTCCACGCTGTCGTTGATTTCGCGTTCCAGCCCCTGCCAGATGTGGTTGGCGCCCATGGCCAGGCCCAGCTCTTTCGGGTCGCGGCCCTGCTGGCGCACGAAACCCCAGTTGCGGCTGGACTGCTCGCCCGCCACTTCGCCCTTTTCGCAGACGATCACGGAAAGGCCGTGCTGGCCCAGGAAATAGGCGGCTGCCGTGCCGACGATGCCGGCACCGATGATGACCACGTCGGCCTGGCGCTCCATGATCCTCACTCTCCCTCGAAATAGGCGGCGAGTTGGGCTGGCAATTCTTCTTCGTCGAACTCGAAGAGCTCCAGCAACACACCGTCGGGGGCGGGGCACATGATATAGCGCCAGAAGCCGAAATCATGGATGTCGCCGCGAAAGGCCACGCCCTTTTGGCGCAGCTCGGCCACCAGGCCGGCCAGGTCGTCGCTCTGGTAGCCGAGATGGTGGACGGCACCGGTTGTGTCCCCGCGTGGCGGCTGGTCGTAAAGATGCAGCCGGCCCCGGCCCAGCCGCAGGAAAACGTTGCGCCCGCCGCCGA is from Alphaproteobacteria bacterium and encodes:
- a CDS encoding FAD-binding oxidoreductase; protein product: MERQADVVIIGAGIVGTAAAYFLGQHGLSVIVCEKGEVAGEQSSRNWGFVRQQGRDPKELGLAMGANHIWQGLEREINDSVEWIQGGNLITFADQAEQAAWEGWVAAAHEQGLESHLLTPAQVAEHLPGNRIDCLGGVFTPSDGQAEPRLATAALQRAAESRGPESRGSEFLTNCAVFDVETTAGAISGVVSEQGLIKAPVVVLAAGTWSSRMLRLLGLRLPQMWLKGSVARTRPLPPITSAATWTGVAFRQRHDGTMNVATRSVDHDLTLDTILNLPAFASGYFRHKRAVKLHLNRLFFDLLAGRFSKAALRRELVRFRTLDPRPNEALLRGLMAELRRLLPAAEGAEIERSWAGYIDFTPDMLPTIDRLERPAGLVLATGFSGHGFGVGPMAGKLAAELARGAEPSIDLAAFRFSRFHDGSRLDPFSVV
- a CDS encoding VOC family protein, which encodes MNGLHHVHLFASDLATSVAWYRDMLGGEVAFDGEFGGGRNVFLRLGRGRLHLYDQPPRGDTTGAVHHLGYQSDDLAGLVAELRQKGVAFRGDIHDFGFWRYIMCPAPDGVLLELFEFDEEELPAQLAAYFEGE